The Streptomyces sp. DG1A-41 genomic sequence GCCCTCGACGACGCGGGCGTGGGGCCGGACGAGGTGGACGTCGTCTTCGCGGACGCGGCCGGTGTGGTGGACCTGGACCGGGCGGAGGCCACCGCGATCAACGAGGTGTTCGGCACCGGCCTGGTCCCGGTGACCGCGCCCAAGACCATGACCGGACGCCTCTACTCCGGTGCCGGCTCGCTGGACGTGACGGCGGCCCTGCTGTCCATCCGGGACGGTCTGATCCCGCCCACCGTCAACGTGACCGCCGACCCCGCCTACGGCCTCGACCTCGTCACCGGTGCCCCCCGCGCCGCCGCGGTCCGCACCGCCTTGGTCGTCGCCCGTGGCTACGGCGGGTTCAACTCGGCCCTCCTCGTCCGCGCCGCCGGTTGATCCGACGGCCCGACCACCCGCTCAACGAAAGGACCAACCCACCATGACCGCCAAGGCGTTCACCCTGGACGACCTCCGCCGCATCCTCCGTGAGGGCGCCGGTGAGGACTTCGATCTCGACGACGACATCGACGACGTCACCTTCGTGGACCTCGGCTACGAGTCGCTGGCCCTGCTGGAGACCGGCGCGCGCATCGGCCGCGAGTACGGCATCGAGCTGGAGGACGAGACCCTCATCGACGCCGAGACGCCCCGGCGACTGGTCGACGCCGTCAACGCGCAGCTGCTGGCCACCCGCGCCTGAGACACCCCACGCCCGTACAGAAGTCTGGAGTGAACATGACCGATCAGCAGCGGGTCGCCCTGGTCACCGGGGCGACCAGCGGTATCGGCCTCGCCGTGGCCAGGATGCTGGGCGCCCAGGGCCACCGGGTCTTCCTCTGCGCACGTACCGAGGAATCCGTCACGGCCACCGTCAAGGAACTGCGCGAGGAGGGCCTGACCGTCGAGGGCCGGGCCTGCGACGTCCGGTCGGGGGACGACATACGGGCCTTCGTACGGGCCGCGGTCGACACCTTCGGCACGGTCGACGTGCTGGTGAACAACGCCGGCCGCAGCGGCGGCGGGGTCACCGCCGACCTCGCCGACGAGCTGTGGGCCGATGTCATCGACACCAACCTCACCAGCGTCTTCCGGATGACCCGGGAGGCCCTCACCACCGGCGGCATGCGCCACAAGGATCGCGGCCGCATCATCAGCATCGCCTCCACGGCCGGCAAACAGGGTGTCGTCCTCGCTGCTCCCTACTCCGCCTCCAAGCACGGCGTCGTCGGCTTCACCAAAGCCCTCGGCAACGAGCTCGCCCCCACCGGCATCACCGTCAACGCCGTCTGTCCCGGGTACGTCGAGACGCCCATGGCGCAGCGGGTGCGCGCCGGTTACGCGGCGGCGTACGACACCACCGAGGACGCCATCCTCGAGAAGTTCCAGGCAAAGATCCCCCTCGGCCGCTACTCCACCCCCGAGGAGGTGGCGGGCCTCGTCGGCTATCTGGCCTCGGACACCGCCGCCTCCATCACCGCGCAGGCCCTCAACGTCTGCGGCGGCCTCGGCAACTTCTGAGACCCCCAGCGATCGTTTCCCACGAGGAGTCGAACCCCATGTCACAGCAGGGCCCGCGCGAGGTCGAACACGAGATCACCGTGTCCGCCCCGGCAGCCGCCGTCCACCGGCTCATCGCCGACGTGGCGAACTGGCCGCGGATCTTCCCCCCGACCGTCCACGCCGAGCAGCTCGAACAGGACGGCGCCGACGAACGCATACGCATCTGGGCCACCGCCAACGGCGAGCCCAAGAACTGGACCTCGCGCCGCACCCTCCACCCGGACGCGCTGCGCATCGACTTCCGGCAGGAGGTCTCCGCGCCCCCGGTCGCCGCCATGGGCGGCAGCTGGATCATCGAGGAACTGTCCGCCGACACCAGCCGGGTCCGGCTGCTGCACGACTACCGGGCGGTCGACGACGACCCCGAGGCGCTCGCCTGGATCGACCGGGCGGTGGACCGCAACTCCCGGACGGAGCTGGCCGCCCTCAAGGCCAACGTGGAACTGGTCGCCGGGGACAGCGGGGTCCTGCTGTCGTTCGAGGACAGCGTGCAGATCGACGGATCCGCCAAGGACGTCTACGACTTCCTCAACGAGGCGAACCTCTGGCAGGAGCGGCTGCCGCACGTCGCCTCCGTCCGGCTCGGTGAACCGGCGCCCGGCCTGCAGACCCTGGAGATGGACACCCGCACCAAGGACGGCTCGACCCACACGACCGTCTCCGTCCGCGTCTGCTTCCCGCACCAGCGGATCGTCTACAAGCAGACCACCCTGCCGGCCCTGATGACCCTGCACACCGGCTACTGGCTCCTGGAGGAGCACGCTGACGGCGTACGCGCCACCTCGCAGCACACGGTGGCGATCAACACCGCGAACATCGCCTCGGTCCTGGGTCCCGACGCCGGCCTCGCCGAGGCGCGCGAATTGGTCCGCACGGCGCTCAGCGGCAACAGCCGCGCCACCCTCGGCCACGCGAAGGCGTACGCCGAGAGCCGCCGCTGATCCGCCGCGGCCCCAGCCCTTCATCAGGAGTTCTTTCACCAGGAGTCCCCTCATGCTGTCGACCCAGATACCAGAGTCCGACATCGACCCGTATACCGACGAGTCGATCCTGAATCCCTACGACGCCTACCGCGCCCTGCGCGACCTGGGGCCCGTGGTCCGTCTCGACCAGTACGGCGTGTGGGCCGCCGCCCGCTACCAGGAGGTCTACGAGGCGCTGCACGACCACGAGTCGTTCATCTCCGGCGAGGGCGTCGGTGTCACCGAGCAACTGAACAAGGCCCAGCACGGCAGCAGCCTCACCAGTGACCCGCCCTATCACGACCTGGTGCGGGGCCTGGTCGCCCGCCATCTGACCCCGAAGGCGCTGCGCGAGGTGCAGGGGTACGTGGCGGACTGGGCGAACCGGCTCGTCGACGAGCTGATCGAGCGCGGGGAGTTCGACGCCGTCACCGACTTCGGGCAGGCGTTCCCGCTGGCCATCGTGCCCGACCTGCTGGGCTGGCCGGTCGAGGAGGGCCGGGAGCGGCTCCTCGACTGGGCGGCGGCCGGCTTCAACGCCTTCGGCCCGCTCAACGAGCGCACCGTGGCAGGGTTCCCGCTGCTGAAGGAGATGGGCGAGTTTCTGTACCGGATGTCGGTGCCGGGCAATCTGCGGCCCGGCTCCTGGGGCGCGCAGCTCGTCGCGGACGCCCAGGCCGGGAAGATCGCCAACGAACTGCTGCCAGCCCTGCTCGGCGACTTCCTCGCCCCCTCGATGGACACCTCGGTCAGCGCGCTCTCCAGCATGCTGTGGCTGTTCGGTGAGCACCCCGGCCAGTGGGACCTGCTGAAGGCCGAACCGTCCCTGGCGGGCAACGCGTTCAACGAGATCGTCCGGCGCGAGTCCCCGCTGCGCGGCTTCACCAGGCTGCTGACCAGGGACCGGGTCCTCGGCGGTGCCGAGCTGAAGGCCGGCTCACGGATGCTGCTGCTGTACGGCTCCGCCAACCGCGACGAACGGCACTGGGACGACCCGGAGACCTTCGACATCACCCGCCCCGACGCCGCCGAGCACCTCGGCTTCGGACACGGCATCCACGGCTGTGTGGGCCAGGCGCTGTCCCGGCTGGAGGGTAAGTCGCTGATGGACGCGCTGCTGCGCAAGGTGCGACGGATCGAGGTCGGGGTGCCGACCTGGCGGTTGCACAACACCATCCGCGGCATCGAGACCCTGCCCGTTGTGCTGCACGCCTGAACGCGCGGCCGCCGCACGGCGCGAGGAGCGCCGGCACATGACACGAGGAGCCACCGACACATGAAGCTGTCCGTCGAATTCGGCCGGTGCGAGGGGCACGGCCTGTGTGAGGAGGCCGCGCCGGAGCTGTTCCGGCTCGACGACGAGGGCGATCTCCTCGTGCTCTACGACCCGTCCGCCGAGATTCCCTCCGGACAGGAACCGGCCGCCGAACGGGCGGTGCGGGTCTGCCCCGTCGGCGCGCTGTGGCGCTTGGACCACTCCCAGGCTGGCTGACCGGGGCCGTCGGGCACAACGGGCCCAAGGGGCCAGGAAATCACACACGCGAAGCGAGGAGGTGACCGCCATGGCGGACCGGGTCGGCGACCACGCCCTGGTGCTGGGCGGCAGCATCGCGGGGCTGCTGGCCGCGCGGGCGCTGGCGGAGGCGTACACACGGGTGACCGTGGTCGACCGCGACGAACTGTCCGAGGGACCGGGGCCACGCCGCGGGGTCCCGCAGGGGCGGCAGATCCATGGTCTGTCGCCCCGGGGCCAGCAGGTCCTGGAAGATCTGTTCCCCGGCTTCACCGAAAGGATGGCCGCGGACGGCGCGCCGGTCGAGGACACCGTGGCGCGCGGTGACTGGTTCTTCGGCGGCCGGCTGCTGAAGAAGGCCCCCAGCACCCTGGTGACGGTGGCCTCCAGCCGCCCCTTCCTGGAGTCCCGCATCCGCGCCCGGGTGCGGGAGCTGCCCGGGGTGACCCTCCTGGAGGGCCATGAGGTCACCGCGCTGACCACCGCACCCGGCCACGGCCGGGTCGCCGGGGCCAGGGTCCGCGACCGTGCACCGGGCGGCACCGAGCGGGAGATCGGCGCCGACCTCGTCGTCGACGCGATGGGCCGGGGCACCCGCACCCCGTCCTGGCTCACCGCGCTCGGCTATCCGCAGGTCGAGGAGGACCGGCTGGAGATCGGCGTCGGGTACGCGACCCGCGAGTACCGTGTGCGGCCGGGGGCCCGTTACGACGGGCAGGCGATCATCGTCATCGCCTCGCCGGAGAACCCGCGGGGCGGGATCTGCGCCCAGATCGAGCAGGGCCGCATCCAGCTCACCGTCAACGGGGTGCTCGGCGACATGCCGCCCACCGACCCCGGCGAGTTCGAGGCGTACGCCAAGTCCCTGCCGGTGCCCGACCTGTACGAGCTGACCCAGCAGGCCGAGCCGCTGGGTGATCCGGTGGCGCACCGCTTCCCGGCGAGTGTGCGCCGCCGCTACGAGAAGCTGTCCCGCTTCCCCGACGGCCTGCTGCTCGTCGGGGACGCGGTGTGCAGCTTCAACCCGGTGTACGCGCAGGGCATGACGATGGCCGCCCTGAGCGCCCTGACCCTGCGCAGCCATCTGCGCGCCGGGGCCGAACCGCGTCCCCTGCCGTTTCTTCGCGACCTCGCCCGGCAGGCCATCGGCCCCTGCTGGGAAGCGAACCTCGTGAACGACCTGCGGTTCCCGGGAGTCGAGGGCCGCCGTACCCCGAAGACCCGGTTCACCCAGGCGTACAGCGGTCTGGTGCAGCGGGCCGCCGCACGGGACGCCATGGTCAGCCACGCCCTCATCCGGGTGCTGTCCCTGGCCGACCCGGGCACCGCGCTGCTGCGCCCCCGGTTGCTGCTGAGGGTCTTGCGCAACACCCTTTTCAGGAGAAGCCGGTGACGGCCCACCAGGAAATACGCCGACTCGTCGTGGTCGGCGCGTCGCTGGCCGGCCTGCGCGCGGTGGAGGCGGCGCGCGCGGCCGGCTTCACCGGCGAGATCACCCTGATCGGCGCGGAGGAGCACCTGCCGTACGACCGCACGGTGCTCTCCAAGTCCTTCCTGGACCACCCGGACATCGACCCTCCCGTCCCGCACTACCGCGAACGGGTGGATCTCACCGATCAGTTGGGCGTCCGGCTGCTGCTGGGCGCGCCCGCCGAGCGGCTCGACGCCGAGGCCCGCACCGTGCAGGTGGGCGGCCGGCAGATGCCGTACGACCGGCTGATCGTCGCGACCGGTGTACGGCCCAGGCGGCTGCCTGCCGCCCAGGAGCGGAGCGGCGTACTGAGCCTGCGCACGGTGGGTGACGCCCGCGCACTGCGCCGGCGCTTGGCCGACGCCCGCCGGGTCGTGGTGGTGGGCGCCGGGTTCATCGGCGCCGAGGTGGCCTCGGCGGCCCGCGGCCGGGGGGCCGAGACCACCCTGGTCGATGCGTCACCCGCCCCGCTGGCCCGCGCCGTTGGCCCGGAGCTGGGTCCGCTGCTCTCCCGGATGCACACCGCGCACGGTGCCCGGCTGCGCTGCGGCATCGACGTCGCCGAGGTGTGGCCCGACCGGGTGGTGCTCTCCGACGACACCGCGCTCGACGCCGACCTGGTCGTCGCCGGGGTCGGCGCGCAGCCGGCCGTCGACTGGCTCGCCGGGTCCGGACTGCGGCTCGACGACGGCGTGGTGTGCGGTCCGGACCTCGCCGCCTCCCTGCCGGGGATCCACGCGGCGGGCGACGCCGCTCGCTGGTACAACCCGTTGTTCGAGCGGGAGATGCGCCTGGAGCACTGGAGCAGCGCCGCCGAACAGGGCGCGATCGCCGCCCGCAATGCTCTCGGCGCGAGCGAGACCTGCGCCACCGTCCCCTACTTCTGGTCGGACTGGTACGGGGTGCGGATCCAGTTCCTCGGCGTGCCGGACGCCGAACACACCGAGATCTTCGGCGACGTCGACGGCCACCGTTTCGTGGCGCTGCTCGGCGCCCGGGACCGGCTCACCGGGGTGCTTCTGGTGGACCGGCGCAGGGACACCGCCAAGTACCGGCACATGCTGCGTCGCCGCGCCGGCTGGCGAGAGGCGCTGGACTTCGCCGCCCGCCGCGAGGCGACGGGCACGACCGTGGGAGTGAGACCGTGACCGCACAGGTGATCGTCGTCGGCGGCGGCCCGGTGGGTCTGCTGCTCGCGGGAGAACTGCGCCTCGGCGGCGCCGAGGTGACTGTCCTGGAACGGCTCACCGAACCGTCCCAGGAGTCTCGCGCGACCACCCTGCACGCCCGCACCATGGAACTCCTCGACCAGCGCGGCCTCCTGGAACACCTGGGCCCGCAACTGCCCCCGAACGAACCGCGCGGCCACTTCGGCGGCCTCCCGCTCGGCCTGGGCGCCACCGACAGCCCGTACGCCGGCCAGTGGAAAGTGCCCCAGACCCGGCTGCGGGAGCTGCTGCTGGAGTGGGCGACCGGACTGGGCGCTGACGTGCGTACGGGCCACGAGGTCACCGCTCTACGGCAGTCGGCGGACGGCATCGAGGCCACGGCCCGGGCAAGGCGCGGCACAATCCGGCTGACCGGCCGGTACGCCGTCGGCTGCGACGGTGAGGACAGCGCCGTACGGCGGCTCGCCGGCATCGCGTTCCCGGGTCATGACGCCACCCGGGAACTGCTGCGCGCGGACGTCGCGGGCGTCGACATCTCGGACCGCCGCTTCGAACGGTTGCCCAAGGGCCTTGCGATCGCGGGCCGCCGCCCCGACGGAGTGACCCGGGTGATGGTCCACCGCTTCGGGCGGCCGGCCGGAGTCCGCGTCGGGGAACCGGAGTTCGCGGAGATCGCCACGGTGTGGCGGGAGGTCACCGGCGAGGACATCTCCGGCGGCACACCGCTGTGGGTAAACGCCTTCGGCGACGCCGGCCGGCAGGCCGCACACTACCGGCAGGGCCGGGTACTGCTCGCCGGGGACGCCGCCCACGCACAGCTGCCGGTCGGCGGCCAGGCCCTCAACCTCGGCCTCCAGGACGCGGTGAATCTGGGCTGGAAACTGGCCGCCGAGGTCCGCGGCTGGGCTCCGCCCGCGCTGCTCGACACCTACCACGACGAACGGCACCGAATCGGACGCCGTGTCCTCGGCAACATCGCGGCCCAGGCCTCGATCCTCCTCGGCGGCGAGGAGACGGACGCCCTGCGCGCGGTGCTGGGTGAACTGCTGCGGTACGACTCCGCCGGAGCGCTGCTCGCGGACATGATCAGCGGCCTGGACGTCCGCCAGCCGGAGGGAGATTCCGACCCGCCCTGGCTGGGCGCCCGGCTGCCGCTCACTGAACTCGGCACCGGCCTCGGCACGGACATCTCCACCTCACAACTGCTCCACGCGGCCCGGGGGTTGCTGCTCGACCTCGCCCCGGACGCGCCCGGCCACGCGGAGCTGAGGGCTCGGGCAGCGCGCTGGGCGGACCGGGTGCGCGTGGTGGCCGCACACGCCCCGGCGGACGGCCCCCTCGCCGGGGTCCGTGCTCTCTTGGTGCGTCCGGACGGACACACGGTGTGGGCACGAACGGCGTCCACGTCCGAGCCCGGTACGGCTGACGGATTCGTGAGGGCGCTGCGGCACTGGTTCGGCGAGCCTCGGCCGCGCCCCGCCTCCGCCGGGGCCTCTGTCACCGCCTCCGTACCCGGCACCGTGTCGGGCAGCCCCCGCCCCGAAGGCTCCACCCCCGTGACCCGAACGACCTTCAGGAGGAATGACGTGGGAACCCTGGTGAACAAGACTGCCCTGGTCACCGGCGCGAGCCGGGGTATCGGACGAGCCGTCGCCGAGCGGCTGGCCGCGGAGGGCGCGCTGGTCGCCGTGCACTACGCCCGGAACAAGGAGGCGGCCGAGGAGACCGTCACCGGCATCAGGGCGGCGGGCGGCCGGGCCTTCCCGGTGCGCGCCACCTTCGGTGTGCCCGGCGACGTCGACGCCCTGTTCGAGGGCGTCGAGGAAGGGCTGAAGGAGCACACCGGCGGCATCGAGCTCGACATCGTCGTCAACAACGCGGGCATCATGGGCGGCGTCACCCCCGAGGAGACCACTACCGACCTCTTCGACCGGCTGGTCGCGGTCAACGCCAAGGCCCCCTTCTTCGTGATCCAGCGGGCCGTGCAGAACATGCGCGACGGCGGCAGGATCATCAACATCTCCTCCGGGCTCACCCGCTTCGCCAACCCCGAGGAGATCGCGTACGCGATGACGAAGGGCGCCGTGGAGACCCTGGCGCGCCACTACGCCAAGCACTTCGCCGGCCGCGGCATCACCGTGAACAGCGTCGCCCCCGGCATCACCGACAACGGCGGCGAGATCTTCGCCAACCCGCAGGCGGTGGAGTTCATGGCGCAGCTGTCCGCGTTCGGCCGGGTGGGCCGGCCCACGGACATCGCCGGCGTGGTGGCCTTCCTCGCCTCCGATGACGCCCGCTGGATCACCGGCGCCTTCCTCGACGCCACCGGCGGCACCCTCCTGTGAGCCGGGCCCGGCACCCCGACAAGGAAGAAGGGATTCCCATGGGCAGAACCGCCTTCGTGTTCCCCGGCCAGGGCTCGCAACGGGTCGGCATGGGTCTCGACCTCGTCAAACAGTGGCCGCACCTGCGGGACACGTACTACGCGCCCGCCGACGACATCCTCGGCTTCCCGTTCTCCGCCCTGTGCTGGGAAGGGCCGGCCGCCGCGCTGGCCGACATGCGGATCACCCAGCCCGCCATGCTGCTGTGCAGCGTGGCCGCGTTCGACGTGCTGCGGCGCCACGGCCTCGCTCCGGACGCCGTGGCCGGCCACAGCCTCGGCGAGGTCTCCGCGCTGGTGTGTGCGGGCGTCCTCGACTGGCGGGATGCGCTGCGGCTGGTGCGCATCCGCGGTGAGCTCATGACCTCGGTCACTGAGCAGGTGCCGGGCCGGATGGCCGCCGTCGTGGGCCTGACGCTGTACCAGGTCGAGGAGCTGTGCCTGCGGGCCGCGGCGGAGACCGGTGACGTGGTGGAGATCGCCAACCACAACGACCCCACCCAGGTGGTGGTCTCCGGGCAGGTCGCCGGCGTGGACCGGCTCTGTGACCTCGTCGGCGGGGCCGGGGCGGACCGGGTGGTCGCGCTGCGCATCGGCGGCCCCGCGCACTGCAGCCTCATGGGCCGGGTCGCCGACGCGTTCGCCGCGGCGCTCGACGACGTCCCGTTCCGCGCCCCCGAGGTGCCCGTCTACTCCGGCAGCAACGGAGTCTTGGTCACCGACGGCGAGCACGCGAAGCAACTCCTGCTGGGACAGCTCACCGGCCGGGTGCTGTGGACCGACGTGGTCCGCCGGATGACCGCCGACGGCGTGGACCGCTTCGTCGAGGTCGGGCCAGGCAAGGCGCTCAGCGGTCTGTGCGGGCGGATCGCGCCGGGCGTGACCACCTTGCGCACCGGCGACGCCCAGCAGGTGCAGCAGACCGTGGAAGCCGTCCTGCGAACCGAAGGAGCGGCCTGACATGCTTGCCCGAGTGGCCGAACTCCACGCACTGCGGGAGCAGGTCCTGCGCGGCCCCAGCGAGCAGGCGACCCAGGCACAGAAGGCCAAGGGGAAACTGACCGCCCGGGAGCGCATCGAACTGCTGCTCGACGATGGGTCCTTCCACGAGGTCGAGTCCCTGCGCCGGCACCGGGCCACGGGCTTCGGCCTGGAGGCCAAGAAGCCGTACACCGACGGTGTGATCACCGGGTGGGGCACGGTGGAGGGCCGGACGGTCTTCGTCTACGCCCATGACTTCCGCATCTTCGGCGGCGCCCTGGGCGAGGCCCACGCCACGAAGATCCACAAGATCATGGACATGGCGCTGGCTGCGGGCTCGCCCCTGGTGTCGCTGAACGACGGCGCGGGTGCCCGTATCCAGGAGGGCGTCTCGGCGCTCGCCGGCTACGGCGGCATCTTCCAGCGCAACACGAAGGCGAGCGGGGTGATCCCGCAGATCTCGGTGATGCTGGGTCCCTGTGCGGGCGGTGCGGCGTACTCGCCGGCGCTGACCGACTTCGTGTTCATGGTCCGAGAGACGTCCCAGATGTTCATCACCGGCCCGGACGTCGTCAAGGCGGTCACCGGCGAGGAGATCACCCAGAACGGCCTGGGCGGCGCGGACGTGCACGCCGAGGCCTCCGGTGTCTGTCACTTCGCGTACGACGACGAGGAGACCTGCATCGCGGACGTGCGTCACCTGCTCTCCCTCCTGCCGCCCAACAACCGGGAGAACCCGCCCTCGGTCTTCTGCGACGACCCCGCCGACCGGCTGACGGAGTCCCTGCTGACCCTGGTGCCGGAGGACGGCAACCGGCCCTACGACATGGCCAAGGTCATCGAGGAGATCGTCGACGACGGCGACTACCTGGAAGTCCACGAGCGCTGGGCACGCAACCTGATCTGCGCGCTGGCCCGGCTGGACGGCCACGTCGTCGGCATCGTCGCCAACCAGCCGCAGAGCCTGGCAGGTGTCCTGGACATCCACGCGTCGGAAAAGGGCGCACGTTTTGTGCAGATGTGCGACGCGTTCAACATCCCGATCGTCACCCTCCTGGACGTCCCCGGGTTCCTCCCCGGCGTGGACCAGGAGCACGGCGGCATCATCCGCCACGGCGCCAAGCTGCTCTACGCCTACTGCAACGCGACCGTGCCGAGGATCTCGCTGATCCTGCGCAAGGCCTACGGAGGTGCGTACATCGTCATGGACAGCCAGTCCATCGGTGCCGACCTCACCTACGCCTGGCCGACCAACGAGATCGCCGTCATGGGCGCGGAGGGTGCGGCCAACGTCATCTTCCGCCGCCAGATCGCCGAGGCCGACGACCCGGAGGCCATGCGGGCCCGCAAGGTCAAGGAGTACAAGGCCGAGCTGATGCACCCGTACTACGCGGCCGAGCGGGGTCTGGTCGACGAGGTCATCGACCCGGCCCGCACTCGGCAGGTCCTCATCGCCTCCCTGGCGATGCTCCACGCCAAACACGCCGAGCTGCCGCACCGCAAGCACGGCAACCCGCCGCAGTGAGCGCCGAGCGTTCGCTGCGGGTCGTACAGGGCAGTGCCACCCCGGAGGAGATCGCCGCGGTGACCGCGGTCCTCCTGGCGGCGCTGTCCCGCGCGGGGGCCGACCCCGGCCCGCCGGACCGCTCCCGCGTCCGTTGGCGCCGTCCGGAACGACAGGCCCTGTTCAACCCGTCCCGCAGCTGGCGCAGATGACCCTTCAGGAGATGACCGATGACCGATGACGACTACCGCGGAGGCGAACGCCCCGTCGCCCTGCTGTTGCCGGGGCAGGGTGCCCAGTACGCCCGGATGGCCGCGCCGTTGTACGAGCGGGAGCCCGATTTCCGGATGATCGTCGATGAGTTCCTGGAGTTGATGGGGGAGGAGGGGCGGCGAATCCGGGCCGACTGGCTGGGGGCGCACCCCGTCCTGCCCATCGACGCGGGGCGGCGCGCCCAGCCGCTGCTCTTCGCCGTCGGCTACGCGGTGGGCCTGTTGCTCCAGCGGCGCGGGCTGCGGCCCGGCGTGCTGCTCGGACACAGCGTCGGCGAACTCGCGGCGGCCACCCTGGCCGGAGTGTTCGACCTGCCGGGAGCGGCCCGCATCATGCTGGCCCGCTGCCGGGTCCTGGCGACCGCGCCCGCCGGGGGACTGCTCGCGGTCGCCGCCACTCCCGAGGACGTGGAGTCCCGGTTGGATCCGGACCTCGTCGAGCGGGGCGTCGTCGTCGGCGCGGTCAACGCCCCCGCGCAGACCGTGCTGGCGGGCCCGGAGGCGCTGCTCGGCGCCGTCGACCGCACCCTCAGGGACGCCGGGCTGGTGACACGGCGGGTGCGGGCCCGTGAGCCGTTCCACTCGCCGGTGCTCGACGAGGCCGCGCTCGTCTTCGAGGAGGCCGTCGCCGCCGAGTCGCCAGCCCCGCCGAGGATTCCGGTCCGCTCCGCCCGCACCGGCCGGCTGGTCCGGGCTGAGGACGCGGTCGACCCGGCGTTCTGGGCCCGACAGATGGCCGAGCCGGTGCTGTACTGGCAGGCGCTGGCAGGACTCCTCGACGACGGTGCGTACGTCCTGGTCGAGTCGGGCCCGGGCAACTCCCTGTCGGCTCCGGCCCGCCGTCACCGCTCGGTACGCTCCGGCGCCACCGAGGTGGTGTGCATGCTGCCGACGGAACGCGGCGACTGCTGGGCGACCTGGACGGCTGCCCTGCGCCGCCTGGAAGCCATGCACGGAACAACGGCGCGCGTATGAGGCCCCCTCAGCCTCCATCGCACGCGCCCTCTTCCCCTCCCTCTCCCTCTTCCTCCTCCGCGGGCCCGAGGGCCGCTTCCGCGCACCCCGTGCCTTCCGGCTCGCCGGAGATCAGCGCGCGGATCACCGGTGCCGCCACCCGCACCACGTCCTCCAGATCCGGCTCGCTCACGTCCGGCACGCGCAGCAGATAGCGGCCGCTGGCGATGCCCAGCATCATCACCGAGAACAGGCCAGCCCGGATCCGGGCGTCGGGCAGGTCGATGTGTTCGGCGATGGCGTCCACGGACTGGGTGGTCACCAGGGTGCGCAGTTCCTCCGCGGCCGCCTCGCTGGTCATGCTGGTCCGGACGAGGACGGCCATCGGGCTGTCCGGACTCGACGCCCACCGGCCCAGCATGGTCCGCAGGTAGTTCTCGGCGGTCGAGGCGGGGTCGGGGGTGGTCAGCTCGTCGATGGGGATCTCGAAGCTCACGGCCTCCTTGAAGAGTTGCTCCTTCGTCCCGAAGTACTGCATGACCGACGACTTGTGCGCCTGGGCTGCATCGGCGATCAGCCGGATCGTCGCCCGCTCGTAGCCGTACTGGGC encodes the following:
- a CDS encoding SDR family oxidoreductase, which produces MTAQVIVVGGGPVGLLLAGELRLGGAEVTVLERLTEPSQESRATTLHARTMELLDQRGLLEHLGPQLPPNEPRGHFGGLPLGLGATDSPYAGQWKVPQTRLRELLLEWATGLGADVRTGHEVTALRQSADGIEATARARRGTIRLTGRYAVGCDGEDSAVRRLAGIAFPGHDATRELLRADVAGVDISDRRFERLPKGLAIAGRRPDGVTRVMVHRFGRPAGVRVGEPEFAEIATVWREVTGEDISGGTPLWVNAFGDAGRQAAHYRQGRVLLAGDAAHAQLPVGGQALNLGLQDAVNLGWKLAAEVRGWAPPALLDTYHDERHRIGRRVLGNIAAQASILLGGEETDALRAVLGELLRYDSAGALLADMISGLDVRQPEGDSDPPWLGARLPLTELGTGLGTDISTSQLLHAARGLLLDLAPDAPGHAELRARAARWADRVRVVAAHAPADGPLAGVRALLVRPDGHTVWARTASTSEPGTADGFVRALRHWFGEPRPRPASAGASVTASVPGTVSGSPRPEGSTPVTRTTFRRNDVGTLVNKTALVTGASRGIGRAVAERLAAEGALVAVHYARNKEAAEETVTGIRAAGGRAFPVRATFGVPGDVDALFEGVEEGLKEHTGGIELDIVVNNAGIMGGVTPEETTTDLFDRLVAVNAKAPFFVIQRAVQNMRDGGRIINISSGLTRFANPEEIAYAMTKGAVETLARHYAKHFAGRGITVNSVAPGITDNGGEIFANPQAVEFMAQLSAFGRVGRPTDIAGVVAFLASDDARWITGAFLDATGGTLL
- the fabD gene encoding ACP S-malonyltransferase produces the protein MGRTAFVFPGQGSQRVGMGLDLVKQWPHLRDTYYAPADDILGFPFSALCWEGPAAALADMRITQPAMLLCSVAAFDVLRRHGLAPDAVAGHSLGEVSALVCAGVLDWRDALRLVRIRGELMTSVTEQVPGRMAAVVGLTLYQVEELCLRAAAETGDVVEIANHNDPTQVVVSGQVAGVDRLCDLVGGAGADRVVALRIGGPAHCSLMGRVADAFAAALDDVPFRAPEVPVYSGSNGVLVTDGEHAKQLLLGQLTGRVLWTDVVRRMTADGVDRFVEVGPGKALSGLCGRIAPGVTTLRTGDAQQVQQTVEAVLRTEGAA
- a CDS encoding acyl-CoA carboxylase subunit beta, whose product is MLARVAELHALREQVLRGPSEQATQAQKAKGKLTARERIELLLDDGSFHEVESLRRHRATGFGLEAKKPYTDGVITGWGTVEGRTVFVYAHDFRIFGGALGEAHATKIHKIMDMALAAGSPLVSLNDGAGARIQEGVSALAGYGGIFQRNTKASGVIPQISVMLGPCAGGAAYSPALTDFVFMVRETSQMFITGPDVVKAVTGEEITQNGLGGADVHAEASGVCHFAYDDEETCIADVRHLLSLLPPNNRENPPSVFCDDPADRLTESLLTLVPEDGNRPYDMAKVIEEIVDDGDYLEVHERWARNLICALARLDGHVVGIVANQPQSLAGVLDIHASEKGARFVQMCDAFNIPIVTLLDVPGFLPGVDQEHGGIIRHGAKLLYAYCNATVPRISLILRKAYGGAYIVMDSQSIGADLTYAWPTNEIAVMGAEGAANVIFRRQIAEADDPEAMRARKVKEYKAELMHPYYAAERGLVDEVIDPARTRQVLIASLAMLHAKHAELPHRKHGNPPQ
- a CDS encoding acyl-CoA carboxylase epsilon subunit, with product MSAERSLRVVQGSATPEEIAAVTAVLLAALSRAGADPGPPDRSRVRWRRPERQALFNPSRSWRR
- a CDS encoding acyltransferase domain-containing protein; this encodes MTDDDYRGGERPVALLLPGQGAQYARMAAPLYEREPDFRMIVDEFLELMGEEGRRIRADWLGAHPVLPIDAGRRAQPLLFAVGYAVGLLLQRRGLRPGVLLGHSVGELAAATLAGVFDLPGAARIMLARCRVLATAPAGGLLAVAATPEDVESRLDPDLVERGVVVGAVNAPAQTVLAGPEALLGAVDRTLRDAGLVTRRVRAREPFHSPVLDEAALVFEEAVAAESPAPPRIPVRSARTGRLVRAEDAVDPAFWARQMAEPVLYWQALAGLLDDGAYVLVESGPGNSLSAPARRHRSVRSGATEVVCMLPTERGDCWATWTAALRRLEAMHGTTARV
- a CDS encoding TetR family transcriptional regulator translates to MKHSLEESRRGRTGQAAPALPRPDGKGDRTRRRILLAARRTFAQYGYERATIRLIADAAQAHKSSVMQYFGTKEQLFKEAVSFEIPIDELTTPDPASTAENYLRTMLGRWASSPDSPMAVLVRTSMTSEAAAEELRTLVTTQSVDAIAEHIDLPDARIRAGLFSVMMLGIASGRYLLRVPDVSEPDLEDVVRVAAPVIRALISGEPEGTGCAEAALGPAEEEEGEGGEEGACDGG